A region of the Stieleria neptunia genome:
CGTTGTTATCGCACCTCGGCGCTCGATGCGGTCGACTTGAATTCGCTCCAGTGCACCGGCTATGCCGTGCTGGAAGAGTTGCTGGTGAAATTTCATCGTGACGGACGCAAGATGTCCGAAGTCCCGATCACGTTCACCGAACGAGAGCTCGGCCATAGCAAATTGACCTTGGCCGAAGCCGTCCGCTCGGTTCGCTTCATGTTGCGGTTGGCCATGACACTGCGCTAAAGCGACCGATGTGGGAGAGGCTTCCAGCCTGTCGTCGGGGCGAGCCCTGCGGACGACGGCCCGGAAGGGCCGTCGTACTCCTGAAAAGCCGTCGCCTAAACCGGGGCGGTTCCTCAAGCCTCGACACCAACGTGTGCAGGAATAGACCGGATCAAGGTGTCCGCTGGCTGATCAGATTGTTGCCCGACGACAGCTTTGCGATGGCTTCTTGAAGCACCAGGTCTTCGTGGTCCGACGTCACTTGGCCGTGATCGTTGGGACGTGCGGCGATATACGGAGACTCGATCTTCACATCGGGCATCACGCCGTTCTGGCTGATCGCGGTCCCCTTGGGCGAATAGAATTTTGCGGTCGTCAGACACAGCCCGAATTTCGCGGTTTGCATCCTGAAGATCCCTTGGACGCTGCCCTTGCCGTAACTCCGTTCGCCGATCAGGATCCCGCGTCGACTGTCCGAGATCGCTCCGGCAAAAATCTCGCTGGCGCTGGCACTGTCGGAATCAATCAAGACGGCCAGGGGAACGTCCCAGGTGTTGGGGCGGTGTGCGACGTAGTCAAAGTTTTCGCGTGAGTTGCGTCCCCGGGTCGTCACAATCCGCCCGTTGCTTAGGAATCGATCGGCGACTTCGACCGCGGCCGACAGCAGGCCGCCGGGGTTGCCGCGGACGTCCAGCACCAACGCCCGCATGCCTTGGCGATGCAAGCTCCAAAGGGCACGCTCGATGTCGCGCGTGGTCGTCTTTTGGAAATTGGTCAGACGCAGGTAACCGATCCGGGTGGCCGGGTCGACGATGTGGACGTTCTCCACGCAGGGCACCTCGACGCGACGCCGCTGGATTCTCAGGTCGCGGCGTCCGCCCTGTTGATCTTGCATGGTGATCGAAACATAGGTGTGTTCCGGGCCTCGCAGCAGGTCGGCGGCGATTTCGGGATCGGACAGATGGGTTTCCGCCTGTTCGACCCGCACGATTCGCTCGCCCGGTTGCAATCCCGCTTCTTCGGCCGGGCCGCCCGGAATCACCGACAAGATTTTTAGCGAGTTTTCATCCGTTTCCAACTCGATCCCCAAACCGACAAAGTTGCCTTCGATGTTCGAAAACATGTCGTCTAACTGGTCGCCGGACAACAGACGCGTGTAGGGGTCGAGCGTTGAGATCGCACCACTGACGTATTCCAGCACCACGGTCGTCGGGTTGATCCCGATGTCCTGGCGGGCGACATCAGCGACAAAGGCCACGGTCGCCCGCAGATCGAATCGGTTGGTCGAAGGCCGATCGGCGATCCGGCGATGGATCGTTTGCTGAAACTCGTGCAGCATCCCCAGGTCTTTGCCCGGCAATGCGTCTTGAACAAATCGTTCTTCGGTCAACGCGATCTCCAGAGCCGCCGTTCCGTGCAACAGGACTCGCGACCAGTCGACCGTTTCGACGTAATGCGTGTCCAAATTCGCCAAGACCTCGGAATACAGGTCCAACGCTTGCGAGACGCTCATCGAATGCGCCGACGCGACAAAACTCTTGTCCGTGTAGCGGCGATTGACGTCGTAGTGCAATCGGCTGATCACCAACCGCTGATAGATGTGTCGCGAATCGGGGAACTCGCGCGACGCCTGTTCATAGTGGCGGACCGCTTCGATCCATCGTCGCTCCTGCTCCAACGACGCGCCGCGGGCGATCGTGCGACTCAGCTCATCTTGCCCGATCGCTTCGGCCGCAGGGTCGGCGGCCAATGGCTGCTGTGCCGTTGCCGTCAGCCCGCTTTGGACCAACAGTGCAAACAGGCAAAGCAGTGTCAGCGTCGACGTCCACTTGCCGGCCGGACTGGATGGTCGACAGACCGGTTGCGACTGAAAAACCCGTGCAATGATTGGCATACCGATTCGGCCCATGGGGTGTCTTCAGGAGGGGAGGGAAGGACGACAGCGTCGCCGGGAGGGGGCGATCTGTCAAACGGCCGCGTCAGACACCCACAGCGGGCGGCCACGCGAATATAGGACACAAAAGATGCCCGGTCAAAAAACCGTCGGATGGGTAACCGAACCAGGCGTTTTGATCGCTACGCATTCACACGAAGCGTTCGGTTTAAGCCGGTCGGTCAAGTTGCGACGAAAAGAAATCATCCGATTGATCTCGATTTTGTCGCGGCCCATCGTGCGTTCCCTACGCAGAAAGCAACTCAGTCGCTGCCATGGCCTCAGATTCCTTTAGCCGCACTTCAAGGCGGCAACTCAACGATAGGCAATGTCCCCTTCGAAGTCAAAAACGGGGGTTGGGTTTTAAGTTTTAAGTTTTAAGTTCCAAGTTCCAAGTTCCAAGTTCCAAGTTCCAAGTTCCAAGTTCCAAGTTCCAAGTTCCAAGTTCCAAGTCAGTTGGCAGTTGGCAGAAAAATGAGGCGCAGGCAAATGAGGGGGAAAGGGGGAATAGACAAGAGCATGGGTGACAGGGAAATTTCCGGCGAGTTTCCTGAAACCTGAAACCTGAAACCTGAAACCTGAAACCTGAAACCTGAAACCTCTCTCCGTCGTTTTCCGTCCAGCACGTCCCACCGGCACAATCGGATGCGGTCACGTGAATCTCATTCTTTTGCCAGTCACAACAGGGGCCCCAGAACGCAAACCTTCCGATAGTGGCTTATGTCGCCAAGCGGCTATGCTTCCCCGTCGCTGACTCGGACGACTCCTGCTTCGGCAGGCCTCATGAACACGGTTCACCGCGAACCACTTCCCGCCCAACCACACCCCGTTTCATTCAGGAAAGGACTCCTAGTTAAACGCGATCGCGATTCGGTCAGTATCCTTCACCCGAAGGATGGCAATGCAGTAGGGATGGAACGTGTCTCTTCCAGACGCGACTAGTGCTTGCCCCCACACCTGATCGATCCCCCGCCTATCGCCATTGGAATTCCCAGATCCAGTACGGATGGAGTCCTTCTTAGGAAGGAGCAAGTCACGATGACAATATCTCGATCGATACGAAAACGGCTTCGCCGATACGCGCTGCTCTGTTTGGTCACCGCCTCGACCGCCGGCTTTCTCGAAACCACACCGACCTCGATCGCCGAGGACACGCACGACAGCGGCGACCTACGCGTCTGGGTCGAAGACCTCTCGCGAAGCTCCTTCAGCCAAGAATCGGTTGCGATTCGAAAATCGGCGTCTCAACCTCCGACACCCCAGTTCTTGACGGTCTCCGCCGAAGACCAATTGACGATCGACACGTGCAATTTCGACACCTGGCTTGCGGGCATCCTGCCGCCTTCTGGAAACAATCCATCGCCATCTGATAGCGAGCCGGCGAAGGCCCCGAACGACGCCGAACCCCCTGCGTCCGATCTCGTCAAATCCAACGCCTCGCGGACGTCCAGCCAGTTCAATTCAACGCTCGCAACGATCGCCGCTGCGGCATCCGCGGGAAACCCCATCCCGCTCAGCCAGTGGACCGAACCGTTCGCCATGATCGGTCCCGATGGCAGTCACACGCCGCAAGAAATCAAGGCGTTTCAGGCATGGTTTGACAACGGGAAAGCCTTCGTCGCCGGCCTCGGCAACGGAGACTTCAACGGGTTCATTCCCGTCGTCGATTTCGATGGCGAAGTCGCCGGCCCGCCCACCGACTCGCTCGCGGTGCTGGACAGCCAACCCGCCCGGCCGCTGACCGACGCCCGGCCGCAGACTGTCGCCCGGCCGCTGATCGGCAGCTCCCCCGTCATTGCGACCATCGAAGAAGCCTATCAGCCGTATGACTTGGCCGCCGAAGACTTGGCCGCGGCATCGGGGCGAAGCGAAAGCGGTGCCAGCGATCCCGAAGACACAGCGGCGGCGGACAAACCCCAAGACCGTCAGATCGTGTGGACCGACGGGCTGTTCTCTCCGTCACTGCAACCCTTCTGCATCCACTCACTGGATTTGATGCGAAAGCCCGGTTGGAGTCCGCTCGCACAGAAGACAATCCCTTCGTTCCAACGCGTTGAGCTGCCAACCGAAGAAGCCGCGGTCGCAGAAGTCGAGCAGTCCGAGCCACCGGCAGAAGCGGAAACGCTCGTCGCGGAAGCCGCCGTCGAAGCACCGGCGGTCGCCGAGCCGATGCAAGAAGAAGTGGTCGCGGACGTCGAGCCAGCCGAACCGCCGGTCGAAGCGGAAACGCTCGTCGCCGACGCCGCCGTCGAAGCACCGGCGGTCGCCGAGCCGATGCAAGAAGAAGTGGTCGCGGACGTCGAGCCAGCCGAACCGCCGGTCGAAGCGGAAACGCTCGTCGCCGAAGCCGCCGTCGAAGCACCGGTGGCCGCCGAGCCGATGCAAGAGGAAGTGGTCGCGGACGTCGAGCCAGCCGAACCGCCGGTCGAAGCGGAAACGCTCGTCGCCGAAGCCGCTGTCGAAGCACCGGCGGCCGACGAGCCGATGCAAGAAGAAGTGGTCGCGGACGTCGAGCCAGCCGAACCGCCGGTCGAAGCGGAAACGCTCGTCGCCGACGCCGCGGTTGAAGCACCGGCGGCCGCCGAGCCGATGCAAGAAGAAGTGGTCGCGGACGTCGAGCCAGCCGAACCGCCGGTCGAAGCGGAAACGCTCGTCGCCGACGCCGCGGTTGAAGCACCGGCGGCCGCCGAGCCGATGCAGGAAGAAGTGGTCGCGGAAGTCGAGCAGCCCGAGCCGCCGGTTGAAGCGGAAACGCTCGTCGCCGACGCCGCGGTCGAAGCACCGGCGGTCGCCGAGCCGGTGCAAGAGGAAGTGGTCGCGGAAGTCGAACACTCCGAGCCGCCGGTTGAAGCGGAAACGCTCGTCGCCGACGCCGCGGTCGAAGCACCGGCGGCCGCCGAGCCGGTGCAAGAGGAAGTGGTCGCAGAAGTCGAGCAGCCCGAGTCGCCGGTTGAAGCCGAGACGCTCGTCGCCGACGCCGCGGTCGAAGCACCGGCGGCCGCCGAGCCGATGCAAGAGGAAGTGGTCGCAGAAGTCGAGCAGCCCGAGCCGCCGGTTGAAGCCGAGACGCTCGTCGCCGACGCCGCGGTCGAAGTACCGGCGGCCGCCGAGCCGATGCAAGAAGAAGTGATCGCAGAAGTCGAGCAGCCCGAGTCGCCGGTTGAAGCCGAGACGCTCGTCGCCGACGCCGCGATCGAAGCACCGGTGGCCGCCGAGCCGATGCAAGAAGAAGTGATCGCAGAAGTCGAGCAAGCCGAGCCACCGGCTGAGTCGATGGAGTTGGTTGCCGCCAATCCCTCTCTTCCCCAAGGAGAGGTGATGGTGGAGGAAGTGCCCGCGTGTGTCGGGTCTCCGGATTGTTTGTTGGAAGATGTGATGTGGCAGGTCAGTGTTGCGATGGAAGACGCAAACGTGGCTGACCAATGGCTCCGCCCCAAGCGGGTCGGGAAACGATTGGCATCGCTGGTGGTGGGCGGTGACCGAGTGGCGTCGCGGGTGGCTGGCGAACTGGCCCTGGTATGGCCGGCTAACGCACAACCCGCGAAACCGATCCCCGGCAGTGGAGCTAAGTTGTTGGCGCGAGCCGAGGCCGCTGAGCAGTTACCGGCGGAGGGCACGGCGAAGCCCTTCACGCCAGAACAGCTCGCCCAGGCAGACGCCATGTTCAGGCAGTGGGTCGGCGTGGCCCAAAGTGTTTTGGATGATCTTTCCGATCGCCTAAACGACGTGACTGAGGTTGCCCTTCATCGTGGAACTCAGGACGACTCGGAACGGCGATAAACGAAGACGTCAAGAACGCTTTCGGTAAACACGACGAATCAAGCCGGTCTTCTCCATCCCGCCGGCAGGCACTTTGATTCGGACTCCAACTGCCAGGTCCGCTCATTCTCACAGGTTCCCTCCTCCTGGAGAGAATGAGCGGATCTTTTTTTCCCTCCCCCGTTCGCTCGCCTTTTAGGAAATCGATTCAATGATCGCGGTACTCCTCTCCTGCACCTTCAAAATGATCATGGTCTATTCAAAATCGCGACTCCAGTCTCGCAAGCCCTAGCCACCGAGTACCAGCGCGACAACGCCCAAGCTGATCACCGCGATCAAGATCACGAGCAAGACTTTCACGATCAACGACGTCTGGTACTTGATGTGCGATGTGCGACGGATCGCGTCCTGATACGCTTCGGAAAAGACGACTTTCCCTTTCTGACTTTGCAACAGATACAGGATGTAACCGTTGATCAACGTGCCGAACGGAAAGATCAGCAGTCCGATAACGCTGAATACCGTCGCCAACCGCCGCGCGGCGATCTTGAATCGACGCAGTCCCAAGCCGGTGTAAATCTGCACCGACCCCAAACCTCCGTACAGGCCGACCACCAACGCCGCCTCGACCAACCCCATGCCTTGCATCCCATTGCCGTCAACCAGCAGCGAAACCGCCGCCACCCCCGCCATCACGACGAAGAAGAGCAGCATCAGCACGCCGGGGATGATGTACAGCAATCCGATCGATTTAATCGATGCCTCGTGACTGAGATACTTGCGCCGAAACGCTTCCACCTCCGACCCCCCCAGCCCTTCGGTCTCGGAAACGTGTGACGTGGGCGCGTAGGGATTCAGCGCGGCATCTGCCGCGACCGGCCGCTGAATCGCAAACGGATTGGGCTCGTCATCGGGCACCGCGAAGGGGTCTTTCGTCACGATCGTCTCGCATCACGCGTCGTATGAATTTTGGGTAGTGAATCTTACCAACTCTAAATTCTCCAGTTTCGTCGGTCGAGCGGAAAAGGGGGCGCAGGTACGAATCGTGCGGGCATCTGTGACCGGGGATGCAGCAACCGTTGGTGTTTAGCCTTCAGGCGATTCCCGGTCGCTGCGTGGGACGCCAATTGTATTACTGCAGGATTTGGCAACCGATTTAGACTCTCTCCCTCTGGGAGAGACGGCGTTTGCGCAGCAAGCAAACGCCAGAGAGGACCGGCGGCTTGCGAAAGTCTTGGCGACGTCCGCTACGATCAATTCCGCCACTTAGACAATTGACGTCCCTAGCAGCGACTCTGGACGGCGAA
Encoded here:
- a CDS encoding S41 family peptidase → MPIIARVFQSQPVCRPSSPAGKWTSTLTLLCLFALLVQSGLTATAQQPLAADPAAEAIGQDELSRTIARGASLEQERRWIEAVRHYEQASREFPDSRHIYQRLVISRLHYDVNRRYTDKSFVASAHSMSVSQALDLYSEVLANLDTHYVETVDWSRVLLHGTAALEIALTEERFVQDALPGKDLGMLHEFQQTIHRRIADRPSTNRFDLRATVAFVADVARQDIGINPTTVVLEYVSGAISTLDPYTRLLSGDQLDDMFSNIEGNFVGLGIELETDENSLKILSVIPGGPAEEAGLQPGERIVRVEQAETHLSDPEIAADLLRGPEHTYVSITMQDQQGGRRDLRIQRRRVEVPCVENVHIVDPATRIGYLRLTNFQKTTTRDIERALWSLHRQGMRALVLDVRGNPGGLLSAAVEVADRFLSNGRIVTTRGRNSRENFDYVAHRPNTWDVPLAVLIDSDSASASEIFAGAISDSRRGILIGERSYGKGSVQGIFRMQTAKFGLCLTTAKFYSPKGTAISQNGVMPDVKIESPYIAARPNDHGQVTSDHEDLVLQEAIAKLSSGNNLISQRTP